From one Lotus japonicus ecotype B-129 chromosome 3, LjGifu_v1.2 genomic stretch:
- the LOC130747367 gene encoding uncharacterized protein LOC130747367 isoform X3, producing the protein MKLIKDNVAELDQQNRGNRPLISHCLAPCSMNSKQEDDLQENQSAVSAELTVNAVDNVMQDQSTVEVSYGPPSSFISGAESCAKDMSKRIHDSGAANTTFNKSLCDSVGNSLSEPGTLELQNSKPDNEYYEDCALPNSSFIVNPGVSCAGASLSNSGEIQNSEVASCNKYTLVSLCDNDGSLELCYPKNTSDAEQGGLVNSSETNFIIDGNDFPSLIEEWEVGKTVDGRESSACSQFDDPLMKSCLESTDQDSKMELRRKRKNRDSEIQDSSDTPATRILRSMKNTAVMVLRRRSTRLISK; encoded by the exons ATGAAATTGATAAAAGACAATGTTGCAGAGTTAGATCAACAGAACAGAGGTAACAGACCTTTAATATCTCATTGCTTAGCTCCATGTAGCATGAATTCAAAACAGGAAGATGATTTACAGGAAAATCAATCAGCTGTATCAGCTGAGCTGACTGTAAATGCGGTTGATAATGTAATGCAAGATCAATCAACTGTTGAAGTAAGTTATGGTCCACCGAGCAGTTTTATTTCTGGCGCTGAATCTTGCGCTAAAGATATGTCTAAGAGAATCCATGATTCAGGTGCTGCCAATACTACATTCAATAAGTCACTTTGTGATTCTGTTGGCAACTCACTGTCTGAGCCTGGAACACTGGAGCTTCAAAATTCAAAGCCCGACAATGAATATTATGAGGATTGTGCTCTGCCAAATAGTTCTTTCATTGTGAACCCTGGTGTGAGTTGTGCTGGAGCTTCATTAAGTAATTCTGGGGAAATACAAAATTCAGAAGTTGCAAGTTGCAATAAATATACATTAGTTTCACTCTGTGACAATGACGGATCCCTGGAGTTATGTTATCCAAAGAACACCTCGGACGCAGAACAGGGTGGACTAGTAAACTCAAGCGAGACTAATTTCATTATTGATGGGAACGATTTCCCATCACTTATTGAAGAATGG GAGGTGGGCAAGACTGTTGATGGAAGGGAGAGTTCAGC ATGCTCCCAATTTGACGACCCGCTTATGAAATCATGTCTAGAGTCTACTGATCAGGATTCTAAAATGGAGCTTCGCCGAAAGAGGAAAAACAGAGACTCTGAGATTCAAGATTCTAGTGATACACCTGCTACCAGAATTTTAAGAAGCATGAAGAATACTGCTGTGATGGTCCTGCGTAGAAGATCCACAAGGCTAATCTCCAAG TGA
- the LOC130747367 gene encoding uncharacterized protein LOC130747367 isoform X1, with protein MYQGALKRDKFTRRSSRILAGKIKAGAPSAKKDFASSIKPATEVPHSSFQFHVCSDEGINLHVDLNLSPSDWTNRFRKEVRISENLRGNKPWSLWQDLHGLEENSKRGNFSLLSNTSSGQIDNCDEQVKSSSSMKLIKDNVAELDQQNRGNRPLISHCLAPCSMNSKQEDDLQENQSAVSAELTVNAVDNVMQDQSTVEVSYGPPSSFISGAESCAKDMSKRIHDSGAANTTFNKSLCDSVGNSLSEPGTLELQNSKPDNEYYEDCALPNSSFIVNPGVSCAGASLSNSGEIQNSEVASCNKYTLVSLCDNDGSLELCYPKNTSDAEQGGLVNSSETNFIIDGNDFPSLIEEWEVGKTVDGRESSACSQFDDPLMKSCLESTDQDSKMELRRKRKNRDSEIQDSSDTPATRILRSMKNTAVMVLRRRSTRLISK; from the exons ATGTATCAAGGAGCTTTGAAGAGGGACAAGTTCACTCGAAGGAGCTCTCGTATTCTCGCTGGTAAAATAAAAGCAGGTGCACCTTCAGCAAAGAAAGATTTTGCTTCTTCAATTAAACCAGCTACTGAAGTTCCTCACTCTTCTTTTCAGTTCCATGTCTGCTCAGATGAGGGAATTAATCTGCATGTTGATTTAAATTTGTCCCCATCAGATTGGACTAACAGGTTTAGAAAAGAGGTTCGCATAAGTGAGAACTTGAGAGGAAACAAACCATGGAGTCTTTGGCAGGATCTCCATGGATTAGAAGAGAATTCCAAAAGGGGGAATTTTTCCTTATTGTCGAATACAAGCTCTGGTCAAATAGATAATTGTGATGAACAGGTCAAATCTTCCTCAAGCATGAAATTGATAAAAGACAATGTTGCAGAGTTAGATCAACAGAACAGAGGTAACAGACCTTTAATATCTCATTGCTTAGCTCCATGTAGCATGAATTCAAAACAGGAAGATGATTTACAGGAAAATCAATCAGCTGTATCAGCTGAGCTGACTGTAAATGCGGTTGATAATGTAATGCAAGATCAATCAACTGTTGAAGTAAGTTATGGTCCACCGAGCAGTTTTATTTCTGGCGCTGAATCTTGCGCTAAAGATATGTCTAAGAGAATCCATGATTCAGGTGCTGCCAATACTACATTCAATAAGTCACTTTGTGATTCTGTTGGCAACTCACTGTCTGAGCCTGGAACACTGGAGCTTCAAAATTCAAAGCCCGACAATGAATATTATGAGGATTGTGCTCTGCCAAATAGTTCTTTCATTGTGAACCCTGGTGTGAGTTGTGCTGGAGCTTCATTAAGTAATTCTGGGGAAATACAAAATTCAGAAGTTGCAAGTTGCAATAAATATACATTAGTTTCACTCTGTGACAATGACGGATCCCTGGAGTTATGTTATCCAAAGAACACCTCGGACGCAGAACAGGGTGGACTAGTAAACTCAAGCGAGACTAATTTCATTATTGATGGGAACGATTTCCCATCACTTATTGAAGAATGG GAGGTGGGCAAGACTGTTGATGGAAGGGAGAGTTCAGC ATGCTCCCAATTTGACGACCCGCTTATGAAATCATGTCTAGAGTCTACTGATCAGGATTCTAAAATGGAGCTTCGCCGAAAGAGGAAAAACAGAGACTCTGAGATTCAAGATTCTAGTGATACACCTGCTACCAGAATTTTAAGAAGCATGAAGAATACTGCTGTGATGGTCCTGCGTAGAAGATCCACAAGGCTAATCTCCAAG TGA
- the LOC130747367 gene encoding uncharacterized protein LOC130747367 isoform X2, with amino-acid sequence MYQGALKRDKFTRRSSRILAGKIKAGAPSAKKDFASSIKPATEVPHSSFQFHVCSDEGINLHVDLNLSPSDWTNRFRKEVRISENLRGNKPWSLWQDLHGLEENSKRGNFSLLSNTSSGQIDNCDEQVKSSSSMKLIKDNVAELDQQNRGAANTTFNKSLCDSVGNSLSEPGTLELQNSKPDNEYYEDCALPNSSFIVNPGVSCAGASLSNSGEIQNSEVASCNKYTLVSLCDNDGSLELCYPKNTSDAEQGGLVNSSETNFIIDGNDFPSLIEEWEVGKTVDGRESSACSQFDDPLMKSCLESTDQDSKMELRRKRKNRDSEIQDSSDTPATRILRSMKNTAVMVLRRRSTRLISK; translated from the exons ATGTATCAAGGAGCTTTGAAGAGGGACAAGTTCACTCGAAGGAGCTCTCGTATTCTCGCTGGTAAAATAAAAGCAGGTGCACCTTCAGCAAAGAAAGATTTTGCTTCTTCAATTAAACCAGCTACTGAAGTTCCTCACTCTTCTTTTCAGTTCCATGTCTGCTCAGATGAGGGAATTAATCTGCATGTTGATTTAAATTTGTCCCCATCAGATTGGACTAACAGGTTTAGAAAAGAGGTTCGCATAAGTGAGAACTTGAGAGGAAACAAACCATGGAGTCTTTGGCAGGATCTCCATGGATTAGAAGAGAATTCCAAAAGGGGGAATTTTTCCTTATTGTCGAATACAAGCTCTGGTCAAATAGATAATTGTGATGAACAGGTCAAATCTTCCTCAAGCATGAAATTGATAAAAGACAATGTTGCAGAGTTAGATCAACAGAACAGAG GTGCTGCCAATACTACATTCAATAAGTCACTTTGTGATTCTGTTGGCAACTCACTGTCTGAGCCTGGAACACTGGAGCTTCAAAATTCAAAGCCCGACAATGAATATTATGAGGATTGTGCTCTGCCAAATAGTTCTTTCATTGTGAACCCTGGTGTGAGTTGTGCTGGAGCTTCATTAAGTAATTCTGGGGAAATACAAAATTCAGAAGTTGCAAGTTGCAATAAATATACATTAGTTTCACTCTGTGACAATGACGGATCCCTGGAGTTATGTTATCCAAAGAACACCTCGGACGCAGAACAGGGTGGACTAGTAAACTCAAGCGAGACTAATTTCATTATTGATGGGAACGATTTCCCATCACTTATTGAAGAATGG GAGGTGGGCAAGACTGTTGATGGAAGGGAGAGTTCAGC ATGCTCCCAATTTGACGACCCGCTTATGAAATCATGTCTAGAGTCTACTGATCAGGATTCTAAAATGGAGCTTCGCCGAAAGAGGAAAAACAGAGACTCTGAGATTCAAGATTCTAGTGATACACCTGCTACCAGAATTTTAAGAAGCATGAAGAATACTGCTGTGATGGTCCTGCGTAGAAGATCCACAAGGCTAATCTCCAAG TGA